The Megalops cyprinoides isolate fMegCyp1 chromosome 10, fMegCyp1.pri, whole genome shotgun sequence genome window below encodes:
- the cd4-2.2 gene encoding CD4-2 molecule, tandem duplicate 2 isoform X1: MPNRQTWLWSVFVSLTVLCLASVKCKVFYVELGTPVTLDCYDRPVVTEVEWMHETERILKGSLNDGKWYKGSSPVASRARLIGGSLHIKNVERADSGLYRCNAVIKSMEHKLYVVTVSSSPSGPFLESSKVELRCQIGGGSTIKPAWLRPKDKIAVMSEEGSHTLHSVALSDEGEWVCQIKDEEITEVGLKITVLGIMPSSNLTVNETDSVLLPCVLSSPLSKYVYKGFQFQEGGWEKISPESVHLLSLWMEGSELCWNTTGVRKKELQFSSKKLGTNLSLTLNNVKMQHAGQYQCSLKFKDKEALKFQVSLEVKGQPGGSAVATGTHGNGSIKGPMFGLNLWLWVAIGVGSLVVMSLVTTVVCLYHRHKIMKKRRRQKQRSLRQRLTDRDYCQCNRSARGQPNGSQKSTCNKGHQL; encoded by the exons ATGCCGAATAGACAGACCTGGCTTTGGAGTGTCTTTG TCTCtctgacagtgctgtgtctggCCTCAGTAAAGTGTAAGGTGTTTTATGTGGAGCTGGGAACGCCTGTCACACTGGACTGTTATGACCGGCCAGTGGTCACCGAGGTGGAATGGATGCATGAAACAGAACGGATTTTAAAGGGGAGCTTGAATGACGGGAAATGGTACAAAG GTAGCTCACCTGTGGCTAGTAGAGCAAGGCTCATTGGAGGATCCTTACATATCAAAAACGTGGAGAGGGCAGATTCTGGGCTTTACAGATGCAATGCTGTGATTAAAAGTATGGAGCACAAGCTTTATGTAGTAACAG TCTCATCCAGCCCCAGTGGTCCCTTCCTCGAGTCGAGCAAGGTGGAGCTGCGTTGCCAAATTGGGGGAGGCTCCACCATCAAGCCTGCATGGCTGCGGCCCAAGGACAAAattgctgtgatgtcagaggaggGGTCACACACCCTGCATTCTGTGGCCCTCTCTGATGAGGGGGAATGGGTGTGTCAGATTAAGGACGAAGAAATAACAGAGGTTGGTCTGAAGATAACTGTGCTAG gTATTATGCCCAGCTCCAATCTCACAGTCAATGAGACGGACTCTGTCCTCCTCCCCTGTGTTCTCTCCAGCCCTCTCTCTAAATACGTCTATAAAGGCTTCCAATTTCAAGAGGGAGGTTGGGAAAAGATATCGCCTGAGTCTGTCCATCTCCTTTCTCTGTGGATGGAAGGCTCGGAGCTCTGTTGGAACACAACTGGTGTGCGGAAGAAAGAATTGCAGTTCTCTTCTAAGAAGTTAGGCACCAACCTCTCTCTGACGCTGAACAAT GTGAAGATGCAGCACGCTGGCCAGTACCAGTGCTCACTGAAATTCAAGGACAAAGAAGCCCTGAAATTTCAGGTGTCCctagaggtcaaaggtcagcctGGTGGCTCAGCCGTTGCCACTGGCACTCATG GGAATGGGTCCATAAAGGGTCCCATGTTCGGCCTTAACCTGTGGCTCTGGGTGGCGATCGGCGTGGGCTCTCTGGTTGTGATGAGTCTTGTTACCACCGTTGTTTGTTTGTATCACAGACATAAGATAATGAAg AAGAGACGGAGGCAAAAACAGAGGTCATTGAGGCAGCGCTTGACAGACAGAGACTACTGCCAGTGCAACCG
- the cd4-2.2 gene encoding CD4-2 molecule, tandem duplicate 2 isoform X2 yields MPNRQTWLWSVFVSLTVLCLASVKCKVFYVELGTPVTLDCYDRPVVTEVEWMHETERILKGSLNDGKWYKGSSPVASRARLIGGSLHIKNVERADSGLYRCNAVIKSMEHKLYVVTVSSSPSGPFLESSKVELRCQIGGGSTIKPAWLRPKDKIAVMSEEGSHTLHSVALSDEGEWVCQIKDEEITEVGLKITVLGIMPSSNLTVNETDSVLLPCVLSSPLSKYVYKGFQFQEGGWEKISPESVHLLSLWMEGSELCWNTTGVRKKELQFSSKKLGTNLSLTLNNVKMQHAGQYQCSLKFKDKEALKFQVSLEVKGNGSIKGPMFGLNLWLWVAIGVGSLVVMSLVTTVVCLYHRHKIMKKRRRQKQRSLRQRLTDRDYCQCNRSARGQPNGSQKSTCNKGHQL; encoded by the exons ATGCCGAATAGACAGACCTGGCTTTGGAGTGTCTTTG TCTCtctgacagtgctgtgtctggCCTCAGTAAAGTGTAAGGTGTTTTATGTGGAGCTGGGAACGCCTGTCACACTGGACTGTTATGACCGGCCAGTGGTCACCGAGGTGGAATGGATGCATGAAACAGAACGGATTTTAAAGGGGAGCTTGAATGACGGGAAATGGTACAAAG GTAGCTCACCTGTGGCTAGTAGAGCAAGGCTCATTGGAGGATCCTTACATATCAAAAACGTGGAGAGGGCAGATTCTGGGCTTTACAGATGCAATGCTGTGATTAAAAGTATGGAGCACAAGCTTTATGTAGTAACAG TCTCATCCAGCCCCAGTGGTCCCTTCCTCGAGTCGAGCAAGGTGGAGCTGCGTTGCCAAATTGGGGGAGGCTCCACCATCAAGCCTGCATGGCTGCGGCCCAAGGACAAAattgctgtgatgtcagaggaggGGTCACACACCCTGCATTCTGTGGCCCTCTCTGATGAGGGGGAATGGGTGTGTCAGATTAAGGACGAAGAAATAACAGAGGTTGGTCTGAAGATAACTGTGCTAG gTATTATGCCCAGCTCCAATCTCACAGTCAATGAGACGGACTCTGTCCTCCTCCCCTGTGTTCTCTCCAGCCCTCTCTCTAAATACGTCTATAAAGGCTTCCAATTTCAAGAGGGAGGTTGGGAAAAGATATCGCCTGAGTCTGTCCATCTCCTTTCTCTGTGGATGGAAGGCTCGGAGCTCTGTTGGAACACAACTGGTGTGCGGAAGAAAGAATTGCAGTTCTCTTCTAAGAAGTTAGGCACCAACCTCTCTCTGACGCTGAACAAT GTGAAGATGCAGCACGCTGGCCAGTACCAGTGCTCACTGAAATTCAAGGACAAAGAAGCCCTGAAATTTCAGGTGTCCctagaggtcaaag GGAATGGGTCCATAAAGGGTCCCATGTTCGGCCTTAACCTGTGGCTCTGGGTGGCGATCGGCGTGGGCTCTCTGGTTGTGATGAGTCTTGTTACCACCGTTGTTTGTTTGTATCACAGACATAAGATAATGAAg AAGAGACGGAGGCAAAAACAGAGGTCATTGAGGCAGCGCTTGACAGACAGAGACTACTGCCAGTGCAACCG